One window of the Anolis carolinensis isolate JA03-04 unplaced genomic scaffold, rAnoCar3.1.pri scaffold_17, whole genome shotgun sequence genome contains the following:
- the LOC134294613 gene encoding zinc finger protein 135-like, translating to MHRRRTWDPLWPEREPEIHEIFSKGIIVPLKIKLMLCGKRFSWRSRLLLHERTHTGEKPYNCLECGQNFAHRGSLVSHHRTHTGEKPYKCLECGQSFARRGSLVSHQRTHTGEKPYKCLECGQSFNDCSGLRSHQRTHTGEKPYKCLECGQSFTHSSGLRRHQRTHTGEKPYKCLECGQSFSDCSGIRSHQRTHTGEKPYKCLECGQSFAVSSDLRPHQRTHTGEKPYKCLECGQSFTHNSALHSHQRIHTGEKPYKCLECGQSFAHNSALRAHQRTHTGEKPYTCLECGQSFTERGSQRLHQRTHTGEKPYTCLDCGQSFARRGNLVSHQRTHTGEKPYNCLECGQSFTQKGHLHSHQRTHTGEKPYKCLECGQSFTCSSNLHKHQRIHTGEKPYICLECGQSFARRENLSSHQRTHIGQKP from the exons ATGCACAGGAGACGGACCTGGGATCCCTTGTGGCCTGAAAGGGAACCTGAAATTCATGAAATCTTCAGTAAAGGGATCATTGTGCCTCTTAAGATTAAACTTATGCTG tgtggaaagagattcagttgGAGGAGCAGGCTGCTActgcatgaaaggactcacactggggagaaaccctataactgcctggagtgtggacagaacttTGCTCATAGGGGAAGTCTAGTTTCACATCacaggactcacactggggagaaaccctataagtgcctggagtgtggacagagcttcgctcgtagGGGAAGTCTagtttcacatcaaaggactcacactggggagaaaccctataaatgcctggagtgtggacagagcttcaatgattgttcaggtctacgttcacatcaaaggactcacactggggagaaaccctataaatgcctggagtgtggacagagcttcactcatagttcaggcctacgtagacatcaaaggactcacactggggagaaaccctataaatgcctggagtgtggacagagcttcagtgaTTGTTCAGGtatacgttcacatcaaaggactcacactggggagaaaccctataaatgcttggagtgtggacagagctttgctgttAGTTCAGATCTACGtccacatcaaaggactcacactggggagaaaccctataaatgcctggagtgtggacagagcttcactcataattcagctctacattcacatcaaaggattcacactggggagaaaccctataaatgcctggagtgtggacagagcttcgctcataATTCAGCTCTACgtgcacatcaaaggactcacactggggagaaaccctatacatgtctggagtgtggacagagcttcactgagagggGAAGTcaacgtttacatcaaaggacccacactggagagaaaccctatacatgcctggactgtggacagagcttcgctcgtagGGGAAATCTagtttcacatcaaaggactcacactggggagaaaccctataactgcctggagtgtggacagagttttactcagaagggacacttacattcccatcaaaggactcacactggggagaaaccctataaatgcctggagtgtggacagagcttcacttgtAGTTCAAATTtacataaacatcaaaggattcacactggggagaaaccctatatatgcctcgagtgtggacagagctttgctcggagGGAAAACCtaagttcacatcaaaggactcacattggGCAAAAACCGTAG
- the LOC134294552 gene encoding zinc finger protein 135-like — MYITFDMEEKAYKCIECGKSFGQHGKLKTHQRTHTGEKPYNCLECGQSFTQKGHLHSHQRTHTGEKPYNCLECGKSFAHNSTLHAHQRTHTGEKPYICLECGQSFTHSSSLHSHQRTHTGEKPYNCLECGQSFARSSGLRSHQRTHTGGKPYNCLECEQSFACSSALRRHQRTHTGEKPYNCLECGQSFTQSSNLRRHQRTHTGEKPYNCLECGQSFTQSSDLRRHQRTHTGEKPYNCLECGQSFTHSSDLRRHQRTHTGEKPYTCRECGQSFADSSTLRKHQRTHTGEKPYKCLECGQSFARSSSLRSHQRTHTVEKPYKCLECGQTFAQIATLHPHQRTHTGEKPYKCLECGQSCTHSSDLRSHQRTHTGEKPYKCLECGQSFAQSGNLSSHQRTHTGEKPYKCLECGQSFTRSSGLRSHHRTHMG; from the coding sequence ATGTACATAACttttgacatggaggagaaagcatataaatgtattgaatgtggaaagagctttggtcaGCATGGAAAACTGaagacacatcaaaggactcacactggggagaaaccctataactgcctggagtgtggacagagcttcactcagaagggacacttacattcacatcaaaggactcacactggggagaaaccctataactgcctggagtgtggaaaaagctTTGCTCATAATTCAACCCTCCatgcacatcaaaggactcacactggagagaaaccctatatatgtctggagtgtggacagagcttcactcatagttcaagtctacattcacatcaaaggactcacactggggagaaaccctataactgcctggagtgtggacagagctttgctcgtagttcaggactacgttcacatcaaaggactcacactggggggaaaccctataactgcctggagtgtgaacagagctttgcttgtagttcagcactacgtagacatcaaaggactcacactggggagaaaccctataactgcctggagtgtggacaaagcttcactcAAAGTTCAAACctgcgtagacatcaaaggactcacactggggagaaaccctataactgcctggagtgtggacagagcttcactcaaagTTCAgacctacgtagacatcaaaggactcacactggagagaaaccctataactgcctggagtgtggacagagcttcactcatagttcagacctacgtagacatcaaaggactcacactggggagaaaccctatacatgccgggagtgtggacagagcttcgctgatagttcaactctacgtaaacatcaaaggactcacactggggagaaaccctataaatgcctggagtgtggacagagctttgctcgtagttcaagtctacgttcacatcaaaggactcacactgtggagaaaccctataaatgcctggaatgtggacagaccTTCGCTCAGATTGCAACTTTACAtccacatcaaagaactcacactggggagaaaccctataaatgcctggagtgtggacagagctgcaCTCACAGTTCAGacttacgttcacatcaaaggactcacactggggagaaaccctataaatgcctggagtgtggacagagcttcgctcaaaGTGGAAACCtaagttcacatcaaaggacccacactggggagaaaccctataaatgtctggagtgtggacagagcttcactcgtagttcaggtctacgttcacatcatagGACTCACATGGGGTGA